The sequence below is a genomic window from Silene latifolia isolate original U9 population chromosome 7, ASM4854445v1, whole genome shotgun sequence.
ATCACCAAGACCTAAAGTTTGATCTTCAATGAAATTGAGGAGACATcccaaataatttttttttttgccatgtTAAATTTTATATGTTCGGCATTAAATTTTAGAGTAAGTGGTGGCTAATTATAAGTAACATTTTTCCGAATGTTTTTACAGGGTCGCACCGTCGTTATTGAAAGGGAACATAAAGGTCCCAAGGTCACAAAGGACGGTGTTACAGTTGCCAAAAGCATCAAGTTCAGTGACAGGACAAAGAATCTTGGTGCAGAGCTTGTGAAACAGGTTGCAAAGGCTACCAATACTGCTGCAGGAGATGGTAATTATCTTCTTTTGCTTTCACGATTATTTTATTATTACGCTAAACCTCTCACTATGCCATGATTTACTCAGTTCTGAATCTTATATCTGGTATGCACAATTTCATAGGCCTTTTGATATCATTGTGGTACTCCCATGAAAATAATATTTGGTGTCTGTTTTTACTAGAAAGAAAATATGTAAAAATGGGGTTCATCTATTAGTCATTCGGACGCATAGGGGTGTGCTCACTAATGCTTGAATTAGTTTATAAAGGGCTTTATCTTTATATTTAGATATTTGGTTCCAGCTCTTATAATATGACAATGTGATTCATCTGTTAGTCGTTCAATAAGAACTAGAGTGAAACAACTTTGAAGAACGTGCTGCTCTTatagatgaacaatagagaattTTAATTAGATTCAGTAGCTCAAGTTGCCACTAGTTAGAGCTTGCTTGGGATGGGGGAAGGAAACTGGTGGTTGTGAATGAAGTAAAATGAGGCGGGAGAAGTGGGCAAGCCCATTTTCCTCTTTTAGGTAAACTTTCGTGTCAACCATCGTTCTAAGCTCCCATAACCCAATCAAGACATAGTACACAACTTATTTAGTCAATTAGACGTACTTATTTAGTCGATGGAACTTTGACTTACAGCTTGTCATAATGTTTTGGAGAGTAAGGATCAACTTTGATAACATGTCATACATTAGTTGGTAGTACAAGTTGAAAGCTTTACCCCTTTTATCTAAGGCGTTCTTTGTATACTTTAGGTACAACTTGTGCCACAGTTTTAACCCAGGCAATCCTAGTGGAAGGCTGCAAGTCTATAGCTGCTGGTGTTAACGCAATGGACTTGCGGACTGGAATAAATATGGCAGTCGACGCTGCAGTATCCAACCTAAAGAGCAGGGCTGTGATGATAAGCACGCCAGAGGAGATCACTCAGGTAAAACTACTCAATACTTAATTGTGGCTGTGAGTATATCTACCTTTTTTTTATCCTATGAATCTGTGCTAGCAGGGTTGTTTGTAATGCCACATAATCGTGTAATTCACTGTTAAGTATACTATGATTCTCACCATCAGGTGGTGGCTGTATTTCTCAATCTTCTTTATAAAAAAATTTCACTTTCGTAAAAGGATATTAGGAGAAGAAATTTATGGGGACATTAGTTCATGAACTGTTGATATTTCTTTGTGAAACAGGTGGCTACTATTTCCGCTAATGGCGAGCGCGAAATTGGTGAGCTTATTGCTAGGGCGATGGAAAAAGTTGGAAAGGAAGGTGTAATTACTGTTGCTGTAAGTTACTTTCACATCTGTACCTTGTCCAGCCAGTTTCCTTTGGGGAAGTTCATAAATAATAAGCTGTTAATCTCAGGATGGTAACACATTGGATAACGAGTTGGAAGTGGTTGAAGGCATGAAGCTTGCCAGGGGTTATATTTCTCCTTATTTCATTACTGATGTGAAGACTCAGATTTGTGTAAGCAACACTCGCTAGAATCTCTGCCTAAATTGTATATGTATCACAAGATTCACAACTGTTTTATCTCAGAATTTTTGAATTTGTAGGCTCTCCCACTCTTTTTCTCTTGTTGTTTGCTATATGTATTTTGCGTCCTTGTTTTTAGAAATAATGAactcttttctttcccttttcgaTTGGTTTTCTCTGCTTCTTGTGTATATGGTGTTCTTTTATGCTTGTATGCCACATTATGAGTGAGTTGTTTTGATCAGCTTGCCACTTATGATTCCTCTTGACAGGAACTGGAAAAACCTCTTGTGCTTATCCATGAAAAGAAAATTTCAAATGCAGAATCACTCGTCAAAGCATTGGAGTTGGCTATTCAGGTATTTTAATTTCTtcttgttttattgcttagaatACTTGGAACAGCTGGTGGCCAATCTTCTCGTATAATTACACTTATGTTTAAATGGGTTCTCAACAGACAAACAGGCCTTTATTAATAGTTGCCGAGGATATTGAGGGTGACGCTCTATCGCTATTGATTCTTAACAAGCATCGTGGTGGGCTTAAGGCAAGTGCTGTCCTTGCTGCGttgcatttgtttttttgtgCTCTGTGATTATGTTGTTGTACTCGAGTTAATTAATGTGTTTGCACAATTTGTTTCATTCTGATTAATGATCAATTCATAGTTTTTAGAATGACAGGAAGAATCACGCTATGAAACATCTGCACGTTTATGGAACCAGAATGAGACGGTTTTACAAGTGATACCAACCCATTAGTCATACAATGTGATGGTTAATTGAGAAGAATTTGGTTGGTCTCACTTGCGAGACCGTCTCATAGAAGACTCATTGCTTCATAGGTGTATGTTTTATTTTGCCGATGGATTTTAATGTCGCTGGTTCACTCTTATGTAGTTGTGTGCCATTAAAGCTCCAGGATTTGGTGATAACAGAAAAGCTAACATAGATGATCTGGCTGTTTTTACAGGAGGAGAGGTATGACATTTAGATACACCGGCGAGCCATTGCACATGCATGTAATTATAACATCTCAGTATGTAATATGAGTGTCTTACTGTGCAGGTTATTTCAGAAGAGCGTGGGTTGAAACTTGACAAGATTCGACCTGAAATGTTGGGTAGTGCTAAAAAGGTATGATCGTTTTTATATTTGTTTTGTACACTAACAATTTGGAAGCCTTCTGCGAAACTGACTCTGAAATGAAACAGGTCACTATCTCTAAAGATGACACCATAATTCTGAGCGGAGGTGGGGACAAGAAGCTGATTGAGGACAGATGTGACGAGGTACGCAAATATCTTTGAACGGTTCAACATTATAATTTTACAAGTTGTAGTTATTTATTGTTACCTATTGACAATACATTTTATTGCATATAACCTTTTTCACCCCCTCTTTCTGTTAATGAGTAATGATCACAGTTTTAGCCGTGACTACGGAAATGGATGGAAAGGGAGGAGGGGGATAACAATTTCCTTATTTGGATACTTTGTCGGTTGGAGGGCGGCGGAGTGATTCATTTAGCACCCTTCTCAAGCCAATTTAAAAAAATTCCAACATAGGAAAATTTAGCAAGACTTAATTTTTTGGTAACACTCCGCCTGTGAGTGTTTTCGGGCATTCGCTGCCGGTCCCAAGCCCGGATAAAGGAGGAGGGTTGCGGTAGGTCTGTGGCAGCCAGCATAAAAACttagtcacattttatggacatgaatcggaatTTGAACTTCGTTGGGCGTCTCCTCTCGAAGCGCCGCACTTCTTAGACCGGGTGTAGTGAAAAGTATGTGAGGGTTGCTGGTCGTCGCCGGAAGCGACGCGCCATCTTTACATCCGGGGGTGGTGTCAAATAAGCAAGGGTGCGCTACATCttctagacccgggtgtagtgaaaaatatgcaagggttgttaggtcgtcgcccaaaagcggcgcgccacctcgaagtatgggtgtggtgtcaaataggtttggatctaggaagcatggtcaagagcgggtaaagaaatcaggacatgactttaggaagggtagtaggtTACGGTTTGGTACGTGGAATGTTGGCTCTTTGACGGGAGATTAGgcgaggtaggggaggttatgaaaaggaggagagtgcatataatgtgtctacaagagacaaagtgggtcggagataaagcaagggtgatagcgccttggggttataagctttggtacacgggcaaagacaaaagtcgtaatggagtgggtattgtcattgataaagattacattgatgatgtagtagaagtatcgagaaagagtgataggattatgagtattaagcttgtagtcggggatgaggtggtgacggttataagtgcttacgcacctcaagtaggtttggatgcttcttttcgacgagccttctgggaagatttagaagaggttgtagaacgagtccctattggagagaaattgatcattggtggtgacctcaaCGGGCGtgtgggtactagtcgagttggttttgagaacattcatgggggttttgggttcggggagagaaatgaagcaggaagtgacatattggattttgctttggcttatgacttgggtataatgaacacttggttcgagaaaagacattctcatttggtgacttatagaagtggaggtaatgttagtcaaattgacttccttttggtaaggaatgtgtggaggaaagagtacaccgattgcaaggtcatacccagggaaagtgccgcaacacaacatagactagtggttcttgattttcggggtaagagagacttgaggaagagaaagataatcggtgaggcacggatcaagtggtggaagctacaagggggaaaccaacaagcgtttttggataaggttggaagtagcgatatttggtcggattgcgaggagaaagatattgatgcaacgtgggataaattggagcatgttgtaaaggatttggcgaggAGGTGTTAgggaatctaaagggaatagaccatcaggtaaggacacatcttggtggaacgatgtggtgagacaagcgataaagactaaacgtgaatgctataaggttaAGGGAAATgtatgagtgatgagaactttgaaaagtacaaggaggctagacgagccgctaaaaaggccgtacgggatgcgagggcaaaagttaaccaagaagtgtatgccgggttggacacgagagaaggagagaaggatatctataaaccggcccgcataagagaccgaaagacgagagatattgggagagttaggtgtgtgaaagatatggacgacaaggttaaGTTCGGATAACGAGATAAAGGCTAGATGGtgttcttactttgataatttattcaatggacatcaggaacaaggttttggggatgtagaggtaacaccaagcatggttaatcgggaatttgtgcgtagaatacaaaagagtgaagttagaaaggcgttaaggaagatggggtcaaagaaagcaggaccggatggtatacccatagaagtttggaggtgcttcggggagaaagggattgaatgggtaaccatgctcttcaacaaaaTTTGGAGGAGCATtaagatgccatcggcttggaggaaaagcactctagtccctttgtacaagaacaaaggtgatgtccaagagtgttccaattatcggggaattaaacttatgagtcatacaatgaagttatgggagcgggtaatcgagcaaaggcttaggagatatgtagacatctcggaaaaccaatttggatttatgcctgggagatcgactatggatgcgatttttatcatgagacagttgatggaataccatcgggacaagaagaaggatttgcatatggtttttattgacttggaaaaggcgtatgatagggtaccaagagaagtactttggtgggctttggcgagaaagggtgtgtcgcgaaaatatattgacctcataaaggacatgtatgaggggctagtgcaagtgttcgcactaatgttgggagaacggaagaatttcct
It includes:
- the LOC141591680 gene encoding chaperonin CPN60-like 2, mitochondrial, whose amino-acid sequence is MYRITSSLIRSSASRKLANSRLVASRNYVAKDINFGTGARAAMLQGVNELAEAVKVTMGPKGRTVVIEREHKGPKVTKDGVTVAKSIKFSDRTKNLGAELVKQVAKATNTAAGDGTTCATVLTQAILVEGCKSIAAGVNAMDLRTGINMAVDAAVSNLKSRAVMISTPEEITQVATISANGEREIGELIARAMEKVGKEGVITVADGNTLDNELEVVEGMKLARGYISPYFITDVKTQICELEKPLVLIHEKKISNAESLVKALELAIQTNRPLLIVAEDIEGDALSLLILNKHRGGLKLCAIKAPGFGDNRKANIDDLAVFTGGEVISEERGLKLDKIRPEMLGSAKKVTISKDDTIILSGGGDKKLIEDRCDELRTAMEESTSTFDKEKAQERLSKLSGGVAVFKVGGASEAEVGERKDRVTDALNATRAAVEEGIVPGGGVALLYATEVLENLQTKNEDQRRGVQIVQNALKAPAYTIVKNAGGEAPLVVGKLLEQNDHNLGYDAAKGKYVDMVKAGIIDPVKVIRTALADAASVSSLLTTTEATITEHQEQGNRAPQRVRDMDQMDI